One Cellulosimicrobium protaetiae genomic region harbors:
- a CDS encoding LacI family DNA-binding transcriptional regulator, which yields MRTRLSDLAAQAGVSTATVSRVLNGKPGVASETRQAVLAALDVLGYERPSTLRTRSAGLVGLVVPELTNPVFPAFAQTIESLLSESGYTPLLCTQSPGGTTEDDYVDMLMDHAVDGIVFVSGLHADTQASHERYERLRSRGIPIVLVNGFAEGIDAPFVSPDDVASVELSVRHLVSLGHRRVGLAIGPDRFVPARRKLASFADSLVRHGLVADEGGAAEHVVVTLYTVEGGQAAGGELIDSGHTAIVCGSDLMALGAIRAARSRGLRVPQDVSVVGYDDSPLIAFTDPPLTTVRQPVTAMAHAAVSALLTEIAGERAPRTELLFQPELIVRDSTGAAPAVGSPTA from the coding sequence GTGCGCACCCGTCTCAGCGATCTCGCCGCCCAGGCCGGCGTCTCCACCGCGACGGTCTCTCGCGTCCTCAACGGGAAGCCCGGCGTCGCGAGCGAGACCCGCCAGGCGGTGCTCGCCGCGCTCGATGTGCTGGGCTACGAACGCCCCTCGACGCTGCGCACCCGCTCCGCCGGTCTCGTCGGTCTCGTCGTCCCCGAGCTGACCAACCCCGTCTTCCCCGCGTTCGCCCAGACGATCGAGTCCCTCCTCTCGGAGAGCGGCTACACCCCGCTGCTGTGCACGCAGTCCCCCGGTGGCACCACCGAGGACGACTACGTCGACATGCTCATGGACCACGCGGTCGACGGCATCGTCTTCGTGTCGGGCCTGCACGCCGACACCCAGGCGAGCCACGAGCGCTACGAGCGGCTGCGCAGCCGCGGCATCCCGATCGTGCTCGTCAACGGCTTCGCCGAGGGCATCGACGCACCGTTCGTGTCGCCCGACGACGTCGCGAGCGTCGAGCTGTCGGTGCGCCACCTCGTGTCGCTGGGCCATCGCCGTGTCGGCCTCGCGATCGGACCCGACCGCTTCGTCCCCGCCCGGCGCAAGCTCGCGAGCTTCGCCGACTCGCTCGTCCGGCACGGGCTCGTGGCCGACGAGGGCGGGGCGGCGGAGCACGTCGTCGTCACGCTCTACACGGTCGAGGGCGGGCAGGCCGCCGGCGGCGAGCTCATCGACTCCGGCCACACCGCGATCGTCTGCGGCTCCGACCTCATGGCGCTCGGCGCGATCCGGGCGGCACGGTCGCGCGGCCTGCGCGTGCCCCAGGACGTCTCGGTCGTGGGCTATGACGACTCGCCGCTCATCGCCTTCACCGACCCGCCGCTCACCACCGTGCGTCAGCCCGTGACCGCGATGGCGCACGCGGCGGTGAGCGCGCTGCTCACCGAGATCGCGGGCGAGCGCGCGCCGCGCACGGAGCTCCTGTTCCAGCCGGAGCTCATCGTCCGTGACTCCACGGGCGCCGCACCGGCGGTGGGATCCCCCACCGCCTGA
- a CDS encoding sugar ABC transporter substrate-binding protein, with product MRRSILLAAALTTTLALAACSSGGSGDETTDEPSAEDTSAAGSLTVWVDETRQDAVTAAAESFETETGTSVEVVLKNFEDIRADFLAQVPTGEGPDITVGAHDWLGELTTNGVVAPLELGDKAAEFEDVSIEAFTQDGQVYGLPYAIENIALIRNTLLAETAPATWDEAVAAGQAAGTQFPILVQSDGDKGDPYTHYPFQTSFGAPVFTQNEDGSYSSELAMGGPEGQAFAQWLGAQGAAGVLSQDTTYDIAVEAFKNGQSPFIVGGPWMIDSFEGMDLSIDPIPTAGGQPAQPFVGVQGFYLSAESKNAIVANDFLVNFLSTEEAQLALYQAGNRPPALTSAADAASAGDPIVAGFRAVGAEAVPMPSIPEMASVWSFWGVTEAAIVSGADPVPTWDKMIADIQGAMGS from the coding sequence ATGCGACGGAGCATCCTTCTTGCCGCCGCGCTGACCACGACGTTGGCGCTGGCCGCCTGCTCGTCCGGCGGCTCGGGAGACGAGACCACAGACGAGCCGAGCGCCGAGGACACCTCCGCCGCCGGCTCGCTCACCGTCTGGGTCGACGAGACCCGCCAGGACGCCGTGACCGCGGCGGCCGAGTCCTTCGAGACCGAGACGGGCACGTCCGTCGAGGTCGTCCTCAAGAACTTCGAGGACATCCGCGCGGACTTCCTCGCGCAGGTCCCGACGGGCGAGGGCCCCGACATCACGGTCGGTGCGCACGACTGGCTGGGCGAGCTCACGACGAACGGCGTCGTGGCTCCCCTCGAGCTGGGCGACAAGGCGGCCGAGTTCGAGGACGTCTCGATCGAGGCGTTCACCCAGGACGGCCAGGTCTACGGCCTGCCCTACGCGATCGAGAACATCGCGCTGATCCGCAACACGCTGCTCGCCGAGACCGCGCCGGCGACGTGGGACGAGGCCGTGGCCGCCGGCCAGGCCGCGGGCACCCAGTTCCCGATCCTCGTCCAGTCCGACGGCGACAAGGGCGACCCCTACACGCACTACCCGTTCCAGACGTCGTTCGGCGCCCCCGTCTTCACGCAGAACGAGGACGGCAGCTACTCGTCCGAGCTCGCGATGGGTGGTCCCGAGGGCCAGGCGTTCGCGCAGTGGCTCGGCGCGCAGGGCGCGGCGGGCGTGCTCAGCCAGGACACGACGTACGACATCGCCGTCGAGGCGTTCAAGAACGGCCAGTCGCCGTTCATCGTCGGCGGCCCGTGGATGATCGACTCGTTCGAGGGCATGGACCTCTCGATCGACCCGATCCCGACCGCGGGCGGGCAGCCCGCGCAGCCGTTCGTCGGCGTCCAGGGCTTCTACCTCAGCGCCGAGAGCAAGAACGCGATCGTCGCGAACGACTTCCTCGTCAACTTCCTCTCGACCGAGGAGGCGCAGCTCGCGCTCTACCAGGCGGGCAACCGCCCGCCGGCGCTGACCTCCGCCGCGGACGCCGCGTCCGCCGGCGACCCGATCGTCGCGGGCTTCCGCGCCGTCGGTGCCGAGGCCGTGCCGATGCCGTCGATCCCCGAGATGGCGTCCGTGTGGAGCTTCTGGGGCGTCACGGAGGCCGCGATCGTCAGCGGTGCCGACCCCGTCCCCACCTGGGACAAGATGATCGCCGACATCCAGGGCGCGATGGGCTCCTGA
- a CDS encoding ABC transporter permease subunit: protein MSAPQTTTDAEVGALGTDGPPPRRGLRAADASHARDYSPGFFVKLALMAVVDALGVYVVWSAWTAGSYGILAATLAMLVVANWVYFSKRALPLKYILPGLLFLLVYQIFVVGYTGYVAFTNYGTGHNSTKEQAVSALLIQNERRVEGSPSSTLTVVEDGDALGFAVVTEDGDVEAGTADRPLAVVDGATVTDGRAVEIPGFTVLPRDQVLQRQAEVTELRVPVSDDPEDGSIRTTDARTGYVYTSALEWDAAADTMTDTTTGTVYTPNDEGQFEAPDGSTLAVGWRVPVGFDNFVTAFSDARYAQPFVKILVWTFVFAVGSVVTTFLLGLFLAIVFNDTRMRGRKVYRTLMILPYAIPGFLAALLWSGLLNTRFGFVNEVILGGAHIPWLTDPWLAKLSVLGVNLWLGFPYMFLICTGALQSLPGDVMEAAKIDGAGRWRTWRAITLPLLLIATAPLLISSFAFNFNNFTLIYMLTGGGPRFADASVPLGHTDILISMVYSISGVDGSAQKDFGLASALSIVIFVIVGTISAIAFRSTRKFEEIS from the coding sequence ATGTCCGCCCCACAGACCACGACCGACGCGGAAGTCGGCGCTCTCGGAACCGACGGGCCGCCGCCGCGGCGAGGGCTGCGCGCGGCGGACGCCTCGCACGCGCGGGACTACAGCCCCGGCTTCTTCGTCAAGCTCGCGCTCATGGCCGTCGTCGACGCGCTCGGCGTGTACGTGGTCTGGTCCGCGTGGACCGCGGGCTCGTACGGGATCCTCGCGGCGACCCTGGCGATGCTCGTCGTCGCCAACTGGGTGTACTTCTCGAAGCGCGCCCTGCCCCTCAAGTACATCCTCCCGGGGCTGCTCTTCCTCCTCGTCTACCAGATCTTCGTCGTCGGGTACACGGGCTACGTGGCGTTCACCAACTACGGCACGGGCCACAACTCGACGAAGGAGCAGGCGGTCTCCGCGCTGCTCATCCAGAACGAGCGGCGCGTCGAGGGGTCCCCGTCGTCGACCCTGACCGTGGTCGAGGACGGAGACGCGCTCGGCTTCGCGGTCGTCACCGAGGACGGCGACGTCGAGGCGGGCACGGCCGACCGGCCGCTCGCCGTCGTGGACGGCGCGACCGTCACGGACGGCCGGGCCGTCGAGATCCCCGGCTTCACGGTGCTGCCCCGTGACCAGGTGCTCCAGCGCCAGGCCGAGGTCACCGAGCTCCGCGTCCCCGTCTCCGACGACCCCGAGGACGGGTCGATCCGCACGACGGACGCCCGGACCGGCTACGTCTACACGTCGGCGCTCGAGTGGGACGCCGCCGCGGACACCATGACCGACACGACGACCGGCACCGTGTACACGCCGAACGACGAGGGCCAGTTCGAGGCGCCCGACGGGTCGACCCTCGCGGTCGGGTGGCGCGTGCCCGTCGGGTTCGACAACTTCGTCACCGCGTTCTCCGACGCCCGCTACGCGCAGCCGTTCGTCAAGATCCTCGTGTGGACGTTCGTCTTCGCGGTCGGGTCCGTCGTCACGACGTTCCTGCTCGGCCTGTTCCTCGCGATCGTCTTCAACGACACGCGGATGCGCGGGCGCAAGGTGTACCGCACGCTCATGATCCTGCCGTACGCGATCCCCGGGTTCCTCGCCGCGCTGCTGTGGTCCGGCCTGCTCAACACCCGGTTCGGGTTCGTCAACGAGGTGATCCTCGGGGGCGCGCACATCCCGTGGCTCACCGACCCGTGGCTCGCGAAGCTCTCGGTGCTCGGCGTGAACCTGTGGCTCGGCTTCCCCTACATGTTCCTCATCTGCACGGGCGCGCTGCAGTCGCTGCCCGGGGACGTCATGGAGGCGGCCAAGATCGACGGCGCCGGGCGCTGGCGGACGTGGCGGGCGATCACGCTGCCGCTCCTGCTCATCGCGACCGCGCCGCTGCTCATCTCGTCGTTCGCCTTCAACTTCAACAACTTCACGCTCATCTACATGCTCACGGGAGGCGGTCCACGCTTCGCGGACGCGTCGGTCCCGCTGGGGCACACGGACATCCTCATCTCGATGGTGTACTCGATCTCCGGCGTCGACGGGTCGGCGCAGAAGGACTTCGGGCTCGCGAGCGCCCTGTCGATCGTCATCTTCGTCATCGTGGGGACGATCTCGGCCATCGCCTTCCGCAGCACGCGCAAGTTCGAGGAGATCAGCTGA
- a CDS encoding sugar ABC transporter permease, with protein MATTQAPPVVGGRPAPSVTSRNRMKPGRWFSELGWRHVVGVIAVVYAAFPLVYVLSASLSENGTLTGSNTLFSDVSGANYAELGTTMFWTWMGNTLVIAIATSVGTVLMGAAAAYAFSRFRFAGRRMGLTSLLIVQMFPQMLAFVAIFLLLIGLGNVVPILGLNSKIALIAVYLGGALGVNTFLMYGFFNTVPRELDEAAKIDGATHSQIYWTIILRLVAPILAVVALLSFISTFGEFIIARIVLTSERNWTLAVGLYGWVSSLKEANWGLFTAGAVISALPVLALFLYLQKYIVGGLTAGSVKG; from the coding sequence ATGGCGACCACCCAGGCACCCCCCGTCGTCGGCGGTCGTCCCGCCCCGTCCGTGACCTCGCGGAACCGGATGAAGCCGGGCCGCTGGTTCTCCGAGCTCGGCTGGCGGCACGTCGTCGGCGTGATCGCCGTCGTCTACGCGGCCTTCCCGCTCGTGTACGTCCTCTCGGCCTCGCTGTCGGAGAACGGGACGCTCACCGGCTCCAACACGCTCTTCTCGGACGTGAGCGGCGCGAACTACGCCGAGCTCGGCACCACGATGTTCTGGACGTGGATGGGCAACACCCTCGTCATCGCGATCGCGACGTCCGTCGGCACGGTCCTCATGGGCGCGGCCGCCGCCTACGCCTTCTCGCGCTTCCGGTTCGCCGGGCGCCGCATGGGCCTCACGTCGCTGCTCATCGTCCAGATGTTCCCGCAGATGCTCGCGTTCGTGGCGATCTTCCTGCTGCTCATCGGGCTCGGGAACGTCGTCCCGATCCTCGGCCTGAACAGCAAGATCGCCCTCATCGCCGTCTACCTGGGCGGCGCGCTCGGCGTGAACACGTTCCTCATGTACGGGTTCTTCAACACGGTCCCGCGCGAGCTCGACGAGGCCGCCAAGATCGACGGGGCCACGCACTCGCAGATCTACTGGACGATCATCCTGCGCCTGGTGGCGCCGATCCTCGCGGTCGTCGCGCTGCTGTCGTTCATCAGCACGTTCGGCGAGTTCATCATCGCGCGCATCGTCCTGACGTCGGAGCGCAACTGGACGCTCGCGGTCGGTCTCTACGGCTGGGTGTCGTCGCTCAAGGAGGCGAACTGGGGCCTGTTCACGGCCGGCGCCGTGATCTCCGCGCTGCCCGTGCTCGCGCTGTTCCTCTACCTGCAGAAGTACATCGTGGGCGGCCTGACGGCCGGCTCCGTGAAGGGCTGA
- a CDS encoding glycoside hydrolase family 13 protein: MHDVAAPTPHHDGSASYVPEGVPALGDTVPVRVRVPRAAGVRDVWLRTVRDGEPRLAPARLDRSDEHEDWYVAEVLVHNPETGYRFFLDEGERGYRWLNGRGVWDRDVPDAADFRLTVHEGAPAWMRDGVVYQVFPDRFARSAAADGRPLPEWAVPAAWGDEPHGAGPDVGTQFYGGDLAGVEERLDHLVALGVTTLYTTPVFPGRSNHRYDASTFDHVDPLLGGDAAYASLIRAAHARGLRVMGDLTTNHTGAGHEWFGRALADPGAPERDFYYWTDGEPGYVGWLEHASLPKLSYGSAELGARMIDGPGSVVGRYLGEPFGLDGWRIDVANMTGRFGAEDRTLEVARRLRATMRAAKPDAALVAEHFHDASGDLAGDGWHANMNYSAFTRPAWTWLSPADSPVPYLGLPVRTPRRGGRDVVATMREFDAVLPWRVTASQWNMLGSHDTPRLRSIVGSREMVEVAATLLLTYPGTPVIFAGDEVGLRGLNGEHGRATMPWDDASTGSGRWDAATFDLYRDLIAVRRGADALRHGGLRWVHVDDDALVYLRETPEERVLVALARAPWDGVTLHPALVGSGDVERLHGTLDLARHDGGARLAGDGPAVGVWRLG; encoded by the coding sequence GTGCACGACGTCGCCGCCCCCACCCCGCACCACGACGGCTCGGCATCGTACGTCCCCGAGGGCGTGCCCGCCCTCGGGGACACGGTCCCTGTCCGTGTGCGCGTCCCCCGTGCCGCGGGCGTGCGCGACGTCTGGCTGCGCACCGTGCGCGACGGCGAGCCGCGGCTCGCGCCCGCGCGGCTCGACCGCTCGGACGAGCACGAGGACTGGTACGTCGCCGAGGTGCTCGTGCACAACCCCGAGACGGGGTACCGGTTCTTCCTCGACGAGGGCGAGCGCGGCTACCGCTGGCTCAACGGCCGCGGTGTGTGGGACCGCGACGTGCCCGACGCCGCGGACTTCCGCCTCACCGTCCACGAGGGCGCGCCCGCGTGGATGCGCGACGGCGTCGTCTACCAGGTCTTCCCCGACCGGTTCGCCCGGTCGGCCGCGGCCGACGGGCGCCCGCTCCCGGAGTGGGCCGTCCCCGCGGCGTGGGGCGACGAGCCGCACGGCGCGGGGCCCGACGTCGGGACGCAGTTCTACGGGGGCGACCTCGCGGGCGTCGAGGAGCGGCTCGACCACCTGGTGGCGCTCGGTGTCACGACCCTCTACACGACGCCCGTCTTCCCCGGGCGCTCCAACCACCGCTACGACGCGAGCACGTTCGACCACGTCGACCCGCTGCTCGGCGGCGACGCCGCCTACGCGTCGCTGATCCGCGCCGCGCACGCGCGCGGCCTGCGCGTCATGGGCGACCTCACGACGAACCACACGGGCGCCGGGCACGAGTGGTTCGGCCGGGCGCTCGCGGACCCTGGCGCGCCGGAGCGCGACTTCTACTACTGGACCGACGGCGAGCCCGGGTACGTCGGCTGGCTCGAGCACGCGTCGCTGCCCAAGCTGTCGTACGGCTCGGCCGAGCTCGGGGCGCGCATGATCGACGGGCCGGGCTCCGTCGTCGGGCGCTACCTGGGCGAACCGTTCGGGCTCGACGGGTGGCGCATCGACGTCGCGAACATGACCGGCCGCTTCGGCGCCGAGGACCGCACGCTCGAGGTCGCGCGGCGCCTGCGCGCGACCATGCGGGCCGCGAAGCCGGACGCGGCGCTCGTCGCGGAGCACTTCCACGACGCCTCGGGCGACCTCGCGGGCGACGGCTGGCACGCGAACATGAACTACTCGGCGTTCACACGCCCGGCCTGGACGTGGCTGTCGCCCGCGGACTCACCGGTGCCCTACCTCGGCCTCCCGGTGCGCACGCCGCGGCGCGGCGGCCGCGACGTCGTCGCGACGATGCGCGAGTTCGACGCCGTGCTGCCGTGGCGCGTCACGGCGTCGCAGTGGAACATGCTCGGCTCGCACGACACCCCGCGCCTGCGCTCGATCGTCGGCTCGCGCGAGATGGTCGAGGTCGCGGCGACCCTCCTGCTCACCTATCCGGGCACGCCCGTGATCTTCGCGGGCGACGAGGTGGGGCTCAGGGGCCTCAACGGCGAGCACGGGCGCGCGACCATGCCGTGGGACGACGCGTCGACGGGTTCGGGTCGCTGGGACGCCGCGACGTTCGACCTGTACCGCGACCTGATCGCCGTCCGGCGCGGCGCGGACGCGCTGCGGCACGGCGGCCTGCGTTGGGTGCACGTGGACGACGACGCCCTCGTCTACCTGCGGGAGACGCCCGAGGAGCGCGTGCTCGTCGCGCTCGCCCGCGCGCCGTGGGACGGCGTCACGCTGCACCCGGCGCTCGTGGGGTCGGGCGACGTCGAGCGGCTGCACGGCACGCTGGACCTCGCCCGGCACGACGGCGGCGCGCGGCTCGCGGGGGACGGCCCGGCGGTCGGGGTGTGGCGCCTGGGCTGA
- a CDS encoding metallophosphoesterase family protein — protein MTVERIAILSDVHGNLSALEAVLADARTRGVTTILNLGDMVGKGPRGQAVVDRCRDACAVTVRGNWEDFLPRTPDDGVPEHVWWRDELRADQRDWFGTLPLSHDLLLSGRRVRLLHASAASVHVKVFRDHSPAELDGMFAATALTGAGPEPTVVVYGDTHDAYVETSRGRTLANVGSVGNPLDEPTPVYAILEGVPGSPDPAPFAIQHVRVPYDAEAEIAVAYDLGMPEADAWAGELRTGVYRGLADPAPATP, from the coding sequence GTGACCGTCGAGCGCATCGCGATCCTCTCGGACGTGCACGGCAACCTGTCCGCGCTGGAGGCGGTGCTCGCCGACGCACGGACCCGGGGCGTGACGACGATCCTCAACCTCGGGGACATGGTCGGCAAGGGTCCTCGGGGGCAGGCGGTCGTCGACCGGTGCCGCGACGCGTGCGCGGTCACCGTCCGGGGCAACTGGGAGGACTTCCTGCCCCGGACCCCCGACGACGGGGTCCCCGAGCACGTCTGGTGGCGGGACGAGCTGCGCGCGGACCAGCGCGACTGGTTCGGCACGCTCCCGCTGAGCCACGACCTGCTGCTCAGCGGCCGCCGGGTCCGCCTCCTGCACGCCTCGGCCGCGTCCGTGCACGTCAAGGTCTTCCGCGACCACTCCCCGGCGGAGCTCGACGGCATGTTCGCGGCGACGGCGCTCACCGGCGCCGGCCCCGAGCCGACCGTCGTCGTCTACGGCGACACACACGACGCGTACGTCGAGACGTCCCGAGGGCGGACCCTCGCCAACGTCGGCAGCGTCGGGAACCCGCTCGACGAGCCGACGCCCGTCTACGCGATCCTCGAAGGCGTCCCGGGCTCGCCCGACCCGGCGCCCTTCGCGATCCAGCACGTGCGCGTGCCGTACGACGCCGAGGCGGAGATCGCCGTCGCGTACGACCTCGGCATGCCCGAAGCCGACGCGTGGGCGGGCGAGCTGCGGACCGGCGTCTACCGCGGCCTCGCGGACCCGGCTCCCGCCACGCCCTGA
- a CDS encoding deoxyguanosinetriphosphate triphosphohydrolase, with the protein MGTGPRPARGEEGTASYTDADTERWFVESAKSRARTPFERDRARIVHSSALRRLGAKTQVLGPGSDDFVRTRLTHTLEVAQVGREIGKALGCDPDIVDTACLAHDLGHPPFGHNGERALADLAVDVGGFEGNAQTLRLLTRLDPKVVDADGRSYGLNLTRASLDASVKYPWGAGEAPLRADGRPTHKFGVYEDDRPVFDWLRAGAPSQVKCLEAQVMDLADDVSYSVHDVEDAIVGGRIELAVLADPDERARVVRAVHSWYGTAYDEAALDAAITRLQGTGHLVSGFDGSRRALAALKDATSQLIGRFTGAAQDATRALYGDGPLTRYAARLVVPDETVAEILVLKGVAVAYVMAPREQEPLYQRQREVIADLVHVFSDRAPVALEPSFAADWEAAPDDAARLRVVVDQVASLTDVSAMQFHARLVRPPA; encoded by the coding sequence GTGGGGACGGGGCCGCGCCCGGCGCGCGGCGAGGAGGGCACGGCGTCGTACACCGACGCCGACACCGAGCGATGGTTCGTCGAGTCCGCCAAGTCCCGCGCGCGCACGCCGTTCGAGCGCGACCGTGCGCGCATCGTGCACTCCTCCGCGCTGCGTCGGCTCGGCGCCAAGACGCAGGTGCTCGGTCCGGGCAGCGACGACTTCGTGCGCACCCGACTCACGCACACGCTCGAGGTCGCGCAGGTGGGCCGCGAGATCGGCAAGGCGCTCGGCTGCGACCCGGACATCGTCGACACGGCGTGCCTCGCGCACGACCTCGGGCACCCGCCGTTCGGGCACAACGGGGAGCGGGCGCTCGCTGACCTCGCGGTCGACGTCGGCGGGTTCGAGGGCAACGCGCAGACCCTGCGGCTCCTCACGCGGCTCGACCCCAAGGTCGTGGACGCGGACGGGCGGTCGTACGGGCTCAACCTCACGCGCGCGAGCCTCGACGCGAGCGTCAAGTACCCGTGGGGCGCGGGCGAGGCGCCGCTGCGCGCGGACGGCCGCCCGACGCACAAGTTCGGCGTCTACGAGGACGACCGACCCGTGTTCGACTGGCTGCGCGCGGGCGCGCCGAGCCAGGTGAAGTGCCTCGAGGCGCAGGTCATGGACCTCGCGGACGACGTGTCGTACTCGGTGCACGACGTCGAGGACGCGATCGTGGGCGGGCGCATCGAGCTCGCGGTGCTGGCCGACCCCGACGAGCGCGCGCGTGTCGTGCGCGCGGTCCACTCCTGGTACGGCACCGCGTACGACGAGGCGGCGCTCGACGCCGCGATCACGCGGCTGCAGGGCACCGGGCACCTGGTCTCCGGGTTCGACGGGTCGCGCCGCGCGCTCGCCGCGCTCAAGGACGCGACGAGCCAGCTCATCGGCCGGTTCACGGGGGCGGCGCAGGACGCGACGCGCGCCCTCTACGGGGACGGGCCGCTCACCCGGTACGCCGCGCGGCTCGTCGTGCCGGACGAGACGGTGGCGGAGATCCTCGTGCTCAAGGGTGTCGCGGTCGCCTACGTCATGGCGCCGCGCGAGCAGGAGCCGCTCTACCAGCGCCAGCGCGAGGTCATCGCCGACCTCGTGCACGTCTTCTCCGACCGCGCGCCCGTCGCGCTCGAGCCGTCGTTCGCCGCGGACTGGGAGGCCGCGCCCGACGACGCGGCCCGGCTGCGCGTCGTCGTCGACCAGGTCGCGTCCCTCACGGACGTCTCCGCGATGCAGTTCCACGCGCGCCTCGTGCGCCCGCCGGCCTGA
- a CDS encoding VOC family protein, whose protein sequence is MEMSALHPNVTVSGAREAIAFYEAALGAEVVDTITAGDAVIHSDLRLVSPAGTSTFTVAEAFPPDSVAPEPGAPTHASFTVPVEDTDAAHARALAAGATSLAEPADWFEGFRQAAVRDPFGHRWYFTTVAGSVTAEDVQRASDAWVAERG, encoded by the coding sequence ATGGAGATGTCGGCACTGCACCCCAACGTCACGGTGAGCGGAGCACGCGAGGCGATCGCGTTCTACGAGGCCGCGCTCGGCGCGGAGGTGGTCGACACCATCACGGCAGGCGACGCCGTCATCCACTCCGACCTGCGCCTCGTCTCCCCCGCTGGGACGAGCACGTTCACCGTCGCGGAGGCGTTCCCGCCGGACTCGGTCGCGCCGGAGCCCGGTGCGCCGACGCACGCGTCGTTCACGGTCCCCGTCGAGGACACGGACGCCGCGCACGCGCGGGCGCTCGCGGCCGGAGCGACGAGCCTCGCCGAACCCGCCGACTGGTTCGAGGGGTTCCGCCAGGCCGCCGTCCGCGACCCGTTCGGGCACCGCTGGTACTTCACGACGGTTGCCGGCTCGGTGACGGCCGAGGACGTCCAGCGCGCGAGCGACGCCTGGGTCGCCGAGCGCGGCTGA
- a CDS encoding AraC family transcriptional regulator, which translates to MRSESRRSPTTSLRGIVDPAAARRGFELVRVEPTPDLADLVERHWVVRWDLPPGQSFTQVLVPHPVANVVAEESGYVAHGIPPGLFERTLTGSGAVVGTKLRPGAFRVLLGHPDAVRPGAQVLAAAFLGPTAERTGATALGLARSGRDEDAARAVEPLLRSRAERARTVRAERDLDRVGRVFAALVGGELGPGAGVGDLAAVVGTSSRSLQRLFAAYVGVSPKWALQRHRVHLAADLLAADPDQDLAALATAVGYYDQAHLGTDFARATGATPGAYARRCAASRAALVPAASGPARG; encoded by the coding sequence GTGCGATCGGAGTCCCGGCGCAGCCCGACGACGTCCCTGCGGGGGATCGTCGACCCCGCCGCCGCGCGGCGCGGGTTCGAGCTCGTGCGTGTCGAGCCGACGCCGGACCTCGCGGACCTCGTCGAGCGGCACTGGGTCGTGCGCTGGGACCTGCCGCCGGGGCAGTCGTTCACGCAGGTCCTGGTGCCCCACCCCGTCGCGAACGTGGTCGCCGAGGAGTCGGGCTACGTCGCGCACGGCATCCCGCCGGGTCTGTTCGAGCGCACCTTGACCGGCTCCGGCGCCGTCGTCGGCACCAAGCTGCGGCCCGGCGCGTTCCGGGTGCTGCTCGGGCACCCGGACGCCGTGCGCCCGGGGGCGCAGGTCCTCGCCGCCGCGTTCCTCGGCCCGACGGCGGAGCGCACCGGGGCGACCGCGCTCGGCCTCGCCCGTTCGGGCCGGGACGAGGACGCGGCGCGCGCCGTCGAGCCGCTCCTGCGCTCTCGGGCCGAGCGCGCCCGGACCGTCCGTGCCGAGCGCGACCTCGACCGCGTCGGGCGCGTGTTCGCGGCCCTCGTGGGCGGCGAGCTCGGACCAGGTGCAGGCGTCGGCGACCTCGCGGCGGTCGTCGGGACGTCGTCGCGCTCGCTCCAGCGCCTCTTCGCCGCGTACGTCGGCGTGAGCCCCAAGTGGGCCCTGCAGCGCCACCGCGTGCACCTCGCCGCCGACCTGCTCGCGGCCGACCCCGACCAGGACCTCGCGGCGCTCGCGACCGCCGTCGGCTACTACGACCAGGCGCACCTCGGCACCGACTTCGCCCGAGCGACCGGGGCCACGCCCGGCGCCTACGCGCGACGCTGCGCCGCGTCGCGCGCCGCGCTCGTCCCGGCGGCGTCGGGGCCGGCCCGGGGGTGA